A stretch of Henckelia pumila isolate YLH828 chromosome 4, ASM3356847v2, whole genome shotgun sequence DNA encodes these proteins:
- the LOC140864186 gene encoding gluconokinase isoform X1, with translation MRRIPDRKLHSIVLKFNARIWHSAQLNSANILKDWKKPSSTISLFFREIEGVVFVIMGVSGAGKSTIGAMLAKSLNGCFIDADDYHPQSNKDKMKNGIPLTDDDRIPWLETLRDALRVRLVNGETVILGCSALKESYREILRHADARYVRGSYVCSVKFVLLEVGAEVLCARLEKRAADGQHFMPAKLLQSQLDSLQIDESEGILRVDASQDPQTTVKNIQTLVGS, from the exons ATGAGACGTATACCAGATCGGAAATTGCATTCCATCGTCTTGAAATTTAACGCAAGAATATGGCATTCGGCACAGCTAAATTCTGCGAATATATTAAAGGATTGGAAGAAACCCAGCAGCACAATTTCATTGTTTTTCAGGGAAATTGAAG GAGTAGTTTTTGTGATCATGGGAGTCAGTGGTGCTGGAAAATC AACAATTGGTGCGATGCTGGCAAAATCGCTAAATGGCTGCTTTATTGATGCGGATGATTATCATCCTCAGTCCAACAAAG ATAAGATGAAAAATGGGATCCCTTTGACAGACGATGACCGAATCCCTTGGCTCGAAACTCTTCGTGATGCCTTAAGGGTACGTCTGGTAAATGGCGAAACTGTAATTCTTGGTTGCTCTGCTTTAAAGGAGTCATACAGAGAAATTCTTAGACACGCAGATGCAAGATATGTACGAGGTTCTTACGTGTGCAGcgtaaaatttgttttgttggaaGTTGGGGCTGAGGTTCTTTGTGCTCGACTCGAGAAAAGAGCAGCCGACGGGCAGCACTTCATGCCTGCCAAACTGTTGCAATCTCAGTTGGATTCGCTTCAGATCGATGAATCCGAAGGAATCCTGAGAGTTGATGCTTCACAAGATCCCCAGACTACTGTGAAAAACATACAAACTTTGGTTGGTTCATGA
- the LOC140864186 gene encoding gluconokinase isoform X2 translates to MTPDTGVVFVIMGVSGAGKSTIGAMLAKSLNGCFIDADDYHPQSNKDKMKNGIPLTDDDRIPWLETLRDALRVRLVNGETVILGCSALKESYREILRHADARYVRGSYVCSVKFVLLEVGAEVLCARLEKRAADGQHFMPAKLLQSQLDSLQIDESEGILRVDASQDPQTTVKNIQTLVGS, encoded by the exons ATGACACCTGATACAG GAGTAGTTTTTGTGATCATGGGAGTCAGTGGTGCTGGAAAATC AACAATTGGTGCGATGCTGGCAAAATCGCTAAATGGCTGCTTTATTGATGCGGATGATTATCATCCTCAGTCCAACAAAG ATAAGATGAAAAATGGGATCCCTTTGACAGACGATGACCGAATCCCTTGGCTCGAAACTCTTCGTGATGCCTTAAGGGTACGTCTGGTAAATGGCGAAACTGTAATTCTTGGTTGCTCTGCTTTAAAGGAGTCATACAGAGAAATTCTTAGACACGCAGATGCAAGATATGTACGAGGTTCTTACGTGTGCAGcgtaaaatttgttttgttggaaGTTGGGGCTGAGGTTCTTTGTGCTCGACTCGAGAAAAGAGCAGCCGACGGGCAGCACTTCATGCCTGCCAAACTGTTGCAATCTCAGTTGGATTCGCTTCAGATCGATGAATCCGAAGGAATCCTGAGAGTTGATGCTTCACAAGATCCCCAGACTACTGTGAAAAACATACAAACTTTGGTTGGTTCATGA
- the LOC140862329 gene encoding indole-3-acetic acid-amido synthetase GH3.6-like, which translates to MPEAPKQATTEYSLEENNKRKMEFIEDVTKNADDVQKRVLSEILSRNAHAEYLSRHGLNGLTDREAFKKIMPVVSYEDVLPDINRIANGDKSPILCSDRISEFLTSSGTSAGERKMMPTIEEELGRRSLLYSLLMPVMSQFVPGLEKGKGMYFLFIKCETKTPSGLLARPVLTSYYKSSHFKDRPYDPYTNYTSPNETILCQDSYQSMYSQMLCGLVQNKEVLRVGAVFASGFIRAIRFLEKHYTLLCNDIRTGTLNSIITDPSVREAVLRTLNPDPKLADFIESECGKESWQGIITKLWPNTKYIDVIVTGTMSQYIPTLDFYSNGLPLVCTMYASSECYFGVNLNPLCKPSDVSYTLIPTMAYFEFLPVHRNNCPANGLTSIAMQKSLDDKEQQELVDLVDVKLGQEYELVVTTYAGLYRYRVGDVLRVAGFKNNAPQFNFICRKNVVLSIDSDKTDEVELHNAVKNATTHLIPFDARLTEYTSYADTTKVPGHYVLYWELSQNGSTPIPPSVFEDCCFTIEESLDSVYRQNRVYEAIGPLEIKVVETGTFDKLMDYAISLGASINQYKTPRCVKFAPILELLNSRVVRCYLSPKCPKFAAQWSCNNKN; encoded by the exons ATGCCTGAAGCACCAAAACAAGCCACCACAGAGTACAGTTTGGAAGAGAACAACAAGAGAAAGATGGAGTTTATTGAGGATGTGACCAAAAATGCCGATGATGTACAGAAACGGGTCCTGTCTGAAATTCTGTCCAGGAATGCCCATGCCGAGTACCTCAGCAGGCATGGACTCAACGGCCTCACTGATCGGGAGGCTttcaagaaaatcatgcctGTTGTCTCTTACGAGGACGTTCTGCCTGATATTAACCGCATCGCCAATGGCGATAAGTCTCCCATTCTCTGCTCAGACCGCATCTCTGAATTCTTGACAAG TTCTGGGACATCTGCTGGGGAAAGAAAAATGATGCCTACTATAGAGGAAGAACTGGGGAGGAGGTCTTTGCTTTACAGCCTTTTGATGCCTGTGATGAGCCAGTTTGTTCCAGGCTTGGAGAAAGGGAAAGGGATGTATTTCTTGTTTATAAAATGCGAGACCAAGACCCCGAGTGGCCTTCTGGCTCGCCCCGTTTTAACCAGTTACTACAAGAGTTCCCATTTCAAAGATAGACCCTATGATCCCTACACAAACTACACCAGCCCAAATGAAACCATTCTCTGCCAAGATTCCTACCAGAGCATGTATTCCCAAATGCTTTGTGGCCTTGTTCAGAACAAGGAAGTCCTCCGTGTCGGGGCGGTCTTCGCCTCCGGCTTCATCCGTGCTATCCGCTTCTTGGAGAAGCACTACACCCTTCTTTGCAATGATATTAGAACCGGGACTCTTAACTCCATAATCACTGATCCATCGGTGAGGGAAGCTGTGTTGAGGACCCTAAATCCAGACCCCAAGCTGGCGGATTTCATCGAGTCCGAATGTGGCAAGGAGTCCTGGCAGGGTATCATCACCAAGCTGTGGCCTAACACCAAGTATATCGACGTTATTGTGACTGGGACCATGTCACAATACATTCCAACTCTTGATTTCTACAGCAATGGTCTACCCCTTGTCTGCACAATGTATGCTTCCTCAGAGTGTTATTTTGGTGTCAATCTCAATCCTCTTTGCAAGCCAAGCGATGTGTCCTACACCCTCATTCCAACCATGGCCTATTTCGAGTTTTTGCCGGTGCATCGAAACAATTGTCCCGCCAATGGCCTTACTTCCATTGCAATGCAAAAATCCCTTGATGACAAAGAACAGCAAGAACTGGTTGACTTGGTTGATGTTAAACTTGGACAAGAATATGAACTGGTGGTTACCACATATGCAG GGCTCTACAGGTACAGAGTCGGGGATGTGCTTCGTGTGGCTGGATTCAAGAACAATGCGCCGCAGTTCAACTTCATATGCCGTAAAAACGTAGTCTTGAGCATCGATTCTGATAAAACCGATGAAGTAGAGCTCCACAACGCCGTGAAAAATGCCACGACTCATTTGATCCCATTCGATGCTCGTCTCACCGAGTACACGAGCTATGCCGACACCACCAAAGTTCCAGGCCACTATGTCTTGTACTGGGAGCTGAGCCAAAATGGATCGACACCAATCCCTCCATCGGTTTTCGAAGACTGCTGCTTCACAATCGAAGAGTCCCTTGATTCAGTGTATCGCCAGAACCGAGTTTACGAGGCGATCGGGCCGCTTGAGATCAAAGTGGTGGAAACCGGCACATTCGATAAGCTCATGGATTATGCCATTAGCCTCGGTGCTTCAATCAATCAGTACAAAACTCCCCGCTGCGTGAAATTTGCACCGATTCTTGAGCTTCTAAACTCGAGGGTCGTGCGTTGCTATCTCAGTCCAAAGTGCCCAAAATTTGCCGCCCAATGGAGCTGCAACAACAAGAATTGA
- the LOC140864494 gene encoding transcription factor bHLH123: MSDDQFHLGRGNWWDSTRNSRGVDDAGTAPPPSVSARLNAIANYDWPTDMVDMKSRSAIDPGAASGASAASGGGVLATPNLQMMGLGLSNSQGMDWNPAMFRGEKSESSYRSMLQEDSNTSCNFLQDSSGSAAISNSHEHWPRHRLYTGASSEDSAANDFKQMNRGFTLDHQSQFSSQANSNDSTITSGGYQHVDSAAAYGLLMSENQPHNYDNIRSMNYTYPPTGNYGHNPGELMPSWNKFPQFLRTSPPKHPQPLPSGASGSTSHLQFTNNTPFWNASATMNDARSGFFPALQTQIPMAPSFDEKPKNTLEVRDSVTTTKKNNTESSSNKRARNEMPSPLPACNKVRKEKMGDRITALQQLVSPFGKTDTASVLSEAIEYIKFLHEQVSVLSTPYMKNGAPVQRQQISDKSKDPEGPRQDLRSRGLCLVPISSTFPVTQETTVDFWTPTFGGTFR, from the exons ATGTCAGATGATCAATTTCATCTGGGAAGGGGAAACTGGTGGGATTCAACAAGAAACAGCAGAGGTGTCGACGATGCTGGAACAGCGCCGCCGCCTTCGGTTTCTGCGAGGTTAAATGCCATAGCAAACTACGATTGGCCCACAGATATGGTGGACATGAAATCCAGATCTGCCATTGATCCCGGAGCTGCTTCCGGTGCCTCCGCCGCCTCTGGAGGCGGTGTTTTAGCTACTCCCAACTTGCAGATGATGGGATTAGGCCTTTCTAATTCTCAAGGCATGGACTGGAACCCGGCTATGTT tcggGGCGAAAAATCTGAGAGCAGTTATCGTTCTATGCTGCAAGAAGATTCAAACACCAGCTGCAATTTCCTGCAAGATTCTTCAGGAAGTGCTGCAATATCTAATTCGCATGAGCATTGGCCTCGGCATAGACTTTATACGGGTGCCTCGTCTGAAGATTCAGCAGCTAACGATTTCAAGCAAATGAATCGGGGTTTTACCTTAGATCATCAGTCACAGTTTAGTTCTCAGGCAAACTCCAACGACAGTACGATAACATCCGGCGGTTATCAGCACGTGGATTCTGCTGCAGCCTATGGCTTATTGATGTCTGAAAACCAGCCGCATAACTACGATAATATTCGATCCATGAACTATACTTATCCGCCGACTGGTAATTATGGCCACAACCCAGGTGAGTTGATGCCCTCTTGGAATAAATTTCCGCAATTCCTGAGAACATCGCCTCCCAAACATCCGCAGCCGCTGCCTTCCGGTGCGTCTGGCAGCACCAGTCACTTGCAGTTCACCAACAACACTCCTTTCTGGAATGCTTCTGCCACCATGAATGATGCTCGATCTGGCTTTTTTCCGGCTTTACAAACGCAGATTCCCATGGCTCCATCCTTTGATGAAAAACCCAAg AATACATTGGAAGTTCGGGATTCGGTTACAACAACGAAGAAAAACAACACGGAATCATCATCAAATAAAAGAGCTAGGAATGAAATGCCTTCACCATTGCCGGCTTGTAATAAG GTGAGGAAAGAGAAGATGGGAGACAGAATAACTGCACTACAACAATTAGTCTCACCTTTTGGAAAG ACCGATACAGCTTCGGTGTTATCTGAAGCCATCGAATACATAAAATTTCTCCATGAACAAGTTAGT GTCTTAAGTACTCCATACATGAAAAATGGAGCTCCCGTTCAGCGCCAACAG ATTTCTGATAAATCGAAGGATCCGGAAGGGCCGCGACAAGATCTTAGAAGTCGAGGGTTATGTTTAGTACCGATTTCAAGCACCTTCCCCGTAACTCAAGAGACAACAGTTGATTTTTGGACTCCTACTTTCGGAGGAACGTTCAGATGA
- the LOC140894652 gene encoding probable NAD(P)H dehydrogenase (quinone) FQR1-like 1 has product MATKIYIVYYSMYGHVEKLAEEIKKGAASVEGVEAKLWQVPETLPDDVLAKMGAPPKSDVHIIQPNELAEADGFIFGFPTRFGMMAAQFKAFLDATGGLWRTQQLAGKPAGIFYSTGSQGGGQETTALTAITQLVHHGMIFVPIGYTFGAGMFEMEQIKGGSPYGAGTFAGDGSRQPSELEIQQAFHQGKLIATVAKKLKKTTA; this is encoded by the exons ATGGCGACCAAGATTTACATTGT GTACTATTCTATGTATGGTCACGTGGAGAAACTGGCTGAAGAGATAAAGAAGGGAGCTGCATCTGTTGAAGGAGTTGAGGCCAAACTATGGCAG GTTCCCGAGACACTGCCAGATGATGTTCTTGCAAAAATGGGTGCGCCTCCAAAGAGTGATGTACATATTATCCAGCCTAATGAACTTGCCGAGGCTGATGGCTTTATTTTTGGCTTCCCTACGAGGTTTGGAATGATGGCTGCCCAATTCAAAGCGTTTCTTGATGCTACTGGAGGTCTTTGGAGAACACAGCAACTCGCTGGAAAGCCAGCTGGTATTTTCTACAGCACTGGATCTCAAGGCGGTGGCCAAGAAACTACAGC GTTAACTGCCATTACTCAGCTTGTTCACCATGGAATGATTTTTGTCCCCATTGGATACACATTCGGAGCTGGAATGTTTGAAATGGAACAAATTAAAGGAGGAAGTCCTTACGGTGCTGGAACATTTGCTGGCGATGGTTCGAGGCAGCCATCTGAGCTTGAAATCCAGCAGGCGTTTCACCAAGGCAAGTTAATTGCCACCGTTGCCAAGAAACTGAAGAAAACCACCGCCTAA